A region from the Microcebus murinus isolate Inina chromosome 27, M.murinus_Inina_mat1.0, whole genome shotgun sequence genome encodes:
- the LOC105869718 gene encoding olfactory receptor 7D4-like — MAAENHTDVSEFLLLGLSHDPELQPVLLGLFLSMYLVTVLGNLLIILAVSSDSRLHTPMYFFLSNLSFVDICFTSTTVPKMLVNIDTHSKDISYMGCLTQMYFFMIFGGLDNFLLTVMAFDRFVAICHPLHYTVIMNPRLCGLLVLMSWVIMSLVALVHVLLIMRLTFSLETEIPHFFCELAQVLEVASSDTLINNICLYLSAVLLGVFPVTGILYSYSKIVSSLMRVSSTANKYKAFSTCGSHLCVVCLFYGTGLGVYLSSAVTPSSQSSAIASVMYTVVTPMLNPFIYSLRNKDVKGALGRLLSTAASCL, encoded by the coding sequence ATGGCAGCAGAAAACCACACGGATGTATCAGAATTTCTCCTCTTGGGTCTGTCACATGATCCTGAACTCCAACCCGTTCTCTTGGGGCTGTTCCTGTCCATGTACCTGGTCACGGTGCTCGGGAACCTGCTCATCATCCTGGCCGTCTCTTCTGACTCCCGCctgcacacccccatgtacttcttcctctccaACCTGTCCTTTGTAGACATCTGTTTCACCTCCACCACCGTCCCCAAGATGCTGGTGAACATCGACACACACAGCAAAGACATCTCCTACATGGGATGCCTCACTCAGATGTATTTTTTCATGATATTTGGTGGACTGGATAATTTCCTCCTGACCGTGATGGCTTTTGACAGGTTCGTGGCCATCTGCCACCCCCTGCACTACACGGTCATCATGAACCCCAGGCTCTGTGGTCTGCTGGTCCTGATGTCTTGGGTCATCATGTCCCTGGTTGCTCTGGTTCATGTTCTACTGATAATGAGGCTGACTTTCTCCCTAGAAACTGAAATCCCACATTTCTTCTGTGAGTTGGCTCAGGTTCTGGAGGTGGCCTCCTCTGACACCCTCATCAATAACATCTGCTTGTACCTGTCGGCTGTGTTGCTGGGTGTATTTCCTGTCACAGGGATCCTGTACTCCTACTCTAAGATCGTCTCCTCCTTGATGAGGGTGTCCTCCACTGCCAACAAATACAAAGCATTTTCCACCTGTGGGTCTCACCTCTGTGTGGTCTGCTTGTTCTATGGAACAGGACTTGGGGTCTACCTCAGTTCTGCTGTGACCCCTTCTTCCCAGAGCAGCGCCATCGCCTCAGTGATGTACACGGTGGTCACCCCCATGCTGAACCCCTTCATCTACAGCCTGAGAAACAAGGACGTGAAGGGGGCCCTGGGAAGACTGCTCAGCACGGCAGCCTCTTGCCTGTGA
- the LOC142864855 gene encoding olfactory receptor 7D4-like yields the protein MAAENHTEISEFLLLGLSDDTELQPLIYGLFLSMYLVTVLGNLLIVLAVTSDAHLHTPMYFFLSNLSLVDICFTSTTVPKMLVNIETHNKHISYMGCLTQVYFFIIFAGLDNLLLTVMAYDRFVAICHPLHYTVIMNPRLCALLVLMSWWVISLDALFHVMLMMRLTFSLGTEIPHFFCELAQVLKVASSDTLINDICMFVSAVFLGVFPITGILYSYSKIVSSLMRVSSTANRYKAFSTCGSHLCVVSLFYGTVLGVYLSSAVTPSSQSSAIASVMYTVVTPMLNPFIYSMRNKDVKGALGRLLGTAASCL from the coding sequence ATGGCAGCAGAAAACCACACAGAAATATCAGAATTTCTCCTCTTGGGTCTGTCAGATGATACTGAACTTCAGCCCCTTATCTACGGGCTGTTCCTGTCCATGTACCTGGTCACCGTGCTCGGAAACCTGCTCATCGTCCTGGCTGTCACCTCTGACGCCCACctgcacacccccatgtacttcttcctctccaACCTGTCCTTGGTTGACATCTGCTTCACCTCCACCACCGTCCCCAAGATGCTGGTGAACATCGAAACACACAACAAACACATCTCCTACATGGGATGCCTCACTCAGgtctatttttttataatttttgctggACTAGATAATCTCCTCCTGACTGTGATGGCCTATGACCGGTTTGTGGCCATCTGCCACCCCCTGCACTACACGGTCATCATGAACCCCCGCCTCTGTGCCCTGCTGGTTCTGATGTCTTGGTGGGTCATTTCTCTGGATGCCCTCTTTCATGTCATGCTGATGATGAGGCTGACTTTCTCCTTAGGAACTGAAATCCCACATTTTTTCTGTGAGCTGGCTCAGGTTCTCAAGGTGGCCTCCTCTGACACCCTCATCAATGACATCTGCATGTTTGTGTCAGCTGTGTTCCTGGGTGTGTTTCCCATCACAGGGATCCTCTACTCCTACTCTAAGATTGTCTCGTCCTTGATGAGGGTGTCCTCCACTGCAAACAGGTATAAAGCATTTTCCACCTGTGGGTCTCACCTCTGTGTGGTCTCCTTGTTCTATGGAACCGTACTTGGGGTCTACCTCAGTTCTGCTGTGACCCCTTCTTCCCAGAGCAGCGCCATTGCCTCGGTGATGTACACGGTGGTCACCCCCATGCTGAACCCCTTCATCTACAGCATGAGGAACAAGGACGTGAAGGGGGCCCTGGGAAGACTGCTCGGCACGGCAGCCTCTTGCCTGTGA